One Armatimonadota bacterium genomic window carries:
- a CDS encoding GAF domain-containing protein, producing MPTRAPSLDIWELFDIPSIEEGGVEAYLRTILVRCADWFESYAASVFVAGIDGVIRCQASLGVSISPNATIIEGEGIAGSALHHGTAIIVEDPSDNPILVNQVTRKRREIGSAMVIPLISNGRKLGVLNLARHADDQPFNKQDLAKANTLAANISLAVANWRMIGEIKSAHDQITTVFNLLNVAILTIKGREIEQRNQEADRLFGLGSYEDILMNLPRAFSEAVNKAVADAERGESRKCQAQNGAATWMIGASPIPGGGVLLFAEDITATVQATQELSRVRRLAEIGQMTAAIAHEIRNPLTGIRSAAQLVTSVPDMSEELAKMIEDEAIKLNELCNQFLEFARPAEPVLVPGDLASIAHRLAAVHQHEFEEAGVTLIIEGQPQAYISMDKNQIEQVMRNLVINGLHATSHGGTVTIGIDGNGFSVADTGSGMSEETVKNLFMPFFTTKPKGTGLGLSNCRKIVEAHGGVIEVESKPGKGSRFAVRFADHLKVAA from the coding sequence GTGCCTACTCGCGCCCCATCGCTCGACATCTGGGAGTTGTTCGACATCCCGTCAATCGAAGAGGGAGGAGTCGAGGCCTATCTTCGTACCATCCTGGTTCGCTGCGCCGATTGGTTCGAGTCCTACGCCGCGTCGGTCTTCGTCGCCGGCATCGATGGCGTCATCCGCTGTCAGGCATCGCTTGGCGTCTCGATTTCACCAAACGCAACCATCATCGAAGGCGAAGGCATCGCGGGAAGCGCCTTGCACCACGGCACGGCCATCATTGTCGAAGACCCAAGCGATAACCCGATCTTAGTCAACCAGGTCACCCGTAAGCGCCGCGAAATCGGTTCCGCCATGGTCATCCCGCTCATCTCCAATGGGCGCAAGCTCGGCGTTCTCAACCTGGCTCGCCACGCTGATGACCAGCCTTTTAACAAGCAGGACCTCGCCAAAGCCAACACGCTGGCCGCCAACATCTCCCTCGCCGTCGCCAACTGGCGCATGATCGGCGAAATCAAGTCGGCTCACGACCAAATCACCACCGTTTTCAACCTCCTCAACGTTGCCATCCTCACGATCAAGGGACGCGAGATCGAACAGCGCAACCAGGAGGCCGACCGTCTTTTCGGACTTGGTTCGTATGAAGACATTCTCATGAACCTGCCTCGTGCTTTCTCGGAAGCCGTAAACAAAGCTGTCGCCGACGCCGAGCGCGGCGAGAGCCGCAAGTGCCAAGCCCAGAACGGGGCCGCAACCTGGATGATCGGCGCATCGCCAATTCCTGGAGGTGGAGTCCTGCTCTTCGCCGAAGACATCACCGCTACTGTCCAAGCGACACAAGAGCTGTCGCGGGTTCGACGCCTGGCCGAAATCGGCCAGATGACCGCCGCCATCGCTCACGAAATCCGGAACCCGCTAACCGGCATCCGTAGCGCCGCGCAGTTGGTCACGTCGGTACCCGACATGAGCGAGGAACTCGCCAAGATGATCGAGGATGAGGCCATCAAGCTCAACGAGCTTTGCAACCAGTTCCTCGAATTCGCCCGGCCGGCCGAACCTGTGCTCGTGCCCGGCGACCTCGCCTCAATCGCCCACCGCCTCGCCGCCGTCCACCAGCACGAATTTGAAGAGGCTGGAGTCACTCTCATAATCGAAGGACAGCCACAAGCCTACATATCGATGGACAAGAACCAGATCGAGCAGGTGATGCGAAACCTCGTCATCAATGGCCTGCATGCCACCTCTCACGGCGGTACGGTTACCATCGGGATCGACGGCAACGGATTCTCGGTTGCCGACACCGGCTCCGGCATGAGCGAAGAGACCGTCAAAAACCTCTTCATGCCATTCTTCACCACCAAACCCAAGGGCACCGGCCTTGGCCTCAGCAACTGCCGCAAAATCGTCGAAGCCCACGGCGGCGTCATCGAAGTCGAATCGAAGCCCGGCAAAGGCTCTAGGTTTGCCGTTCGATTTGCCGATCATCTAAAGGTAGCGGCATGA
- a CDS encoding tetratricopeptide repeat protein, with product MGIDVREIWNFDDPVESEQKFREALQTRDFTPNERLEIWAQIARTFSLRRDRVNCHAILNEHWENAMTAGGRPKACFELEKGRGFRSGGEGLAAVPFFEAAAQSEVDDLRIDAIHMLAIDAEPGEATRLNLVALEQARSSSHPWAQRWQGTLCNNLGWTAFDLGRYDEAIVRFQDALAEREKYGNAGAIRIAKWCLARAYRAKGDLDEAFAIQKALKDAGGDGFVNEELGEILLEKGDAEAAKPFFRAAADKLEGQLGVDSERIKRMRSLS from the coding sequence ATGGGAATCGACGTCCGAGAAATATGGAACTTCGACGATCCGGTGGAGAGTGAGCAGAAGTTCCGAGAGGCGCTGCAGACTCGCGACTTTACGCCGAACGAACGGCTTGAGATCTGGGCTCAAATCGCGCGGACCTTCAGTCTGCGGCGGGATCGAGTCAACTGCCATGCGATCCTGAACGAGCATTGGGAGAACGCGATGACTGCGGGCGGACGCCCAAAGGCTTGCTTTGAACTGGAGAAGGGGCGTGGCTTTCGGTCAGGCGGCGAGGGTTTAGCCGCAGTTCCGTTTTTCGAAGCGGCGGCTCAAAGCGAGGTGGACGATCTTCGCATCGACGCTATCCACATGCTGGCGATCGACGCGGAACCGGGCGAGGCGACGCGATTGAACCTGGTTGCCCTGGAGCAGGCGCGGTCATCGAGCCATCCTTGGGCGCAGCGATGGCAGGGAACCCTTTGCAATAATCTTGGTTGGACGGCTTTCGATCTGGGCCGCTACGACGAGGCCATCGTGCGGTTTCAGGACGCGTTGGCGGAACGAGAGAAGTATGGCAATGCCGGGGCGATCCGCATTGCAAAGTGGTGCTTGGCCCGCGCGTACCGGGCGAAGGGCGACCTGGATGAGGCCTTTGCCATACAGAAAGCGCTGAAAGACGCGGGTGGCGACGGGTTCGTCAACGAAGAGTTGGGCGAAATTCTGTTGGAAAAAGGCGACGCGGAAGCGGCAAAGCCATTCTTTCGCGCGGCGGCAGATAAGTTGGAAGGACAGCTCGGTGTGGATTCGGAGCGCATCAAGCGAATGCGTTCGCTGAGTTAG